Below is a genomic region from Ostrea edulis chromosome 10, xbOstEdul1.1, whole genome shotgun sequence.
TGGGTTGGTTTTCCCCCCTGGCtacttctttgtatgaaacatttttcccaatttcaaacatatgtcgctatttttcccaattggaaaaGCCCAgacccttgaaatcaagaccttaaaaaaccCTGTGCAGTTCagaatgtattttaatttatttttaatcactTGATCTTTGTAAATACTGATTacttatttttgaaaactgtaaatatcatcaaggCCATGCATGTGTTGGCAAGTAATATTAAGTGACTGGATGTTTGTTGTACTTTGAAGAAGCATCAACTCTCTGCTCAAATAAACAAATCCTGCTTGTTGACTAAGAAGATAATTTATCGTCAAATTCTTATCGAAGTTAGAAATTACTGCACGGATTGTTCCTTGTTCTTCACATTGTAGAACGTAGAGGAGTATCGACTGAACGTGGATGAGGAGCTGCGCTTTGAGGTTGAGGCAGCTAGCAATGCCACAGTACAGATGGAGGTAAATCACAACTGTTGCCTGAATAAAGAACACATTATTTACCATAACCTTGATAATGTAAATTCAAATATGATGTAAATTCGATCATGTTaccatgtacagtaaaacacagttacagtgaacacacttataatgaatttacgcTCACAGTCTTTGTGTTTAATGATTTTTACCACAAGCCCATCGGGCAAGTAAGAGTGCAAAATTTGGTAGCCCAAATAAAGTTTTACTAGCCCAAATGCTATGCAAGAATGATTCAACATGATCCGAAGTTTcaagtttgaacattttaatttattaagtattacaatacaagtttaaaaCGAGAGTTCAAGCTCTCTTTCAACTTCTAATTCTGTCATTTCAGTCAGATTTTTCGGAATCATCCAATGTTTTAATTCTTCTAATTCTTCATCATCACTCTCATCCTAAAAGAGTGAAAACTAGGGTTGTTAACTACATACATTCTGAACGTCTGATGCGGTCGCTTGTGGTATTTTACTTTAGGTTAAAATGCTTGTACGCCATTTTCTATTTTCGTGTTCACTTACAGaatcaattctgaattatccGAGCTGGACACGAACTCACAATTTTGAATTTGCAATGCTATCCTTTCCGCATCAGATGCAAAATATGAGACCATCATTGTATTCAAGCCAGGGGCAGTTCTTCTGCCAAAGACGCTGATCATTTTCTTTGTCGCTTTGTTTCTCATTCTTCTTAGTGCCAACTTTCTCTTTTCCTTTGTAAAAACTGGTTGTTTCGCCGATTTCCTACCAGGAATCATGGAATCATAATCCCCGCAGGAAATGTGTACTGGCCCACCCACCGGTTTGATTTTCAAGCCATAAGCTCTTTCTTTTTCATACTGTTTACCTACAtgttcatgtacattgtatgtgtttATGTAAGTTCTGCCAAACTTTCCCTCGCTTATCAACCTCATGTGTAAATAGTCCTGCTTGGAAATATTAGACCagtcatcttcgctagccaagggtttttggtaaaacccttggctagcgaagttGGAGACCAGTTTGTCTTGTGGTTGAGTATCTGGAAGATCTTGTTCCTTTTCAATACTACACAGGCTAAATCTTGACCAGTGAAATACAAATGGAAACGTCTTTGATTCAATGTTGCAATGTTTGACAATGCCACATGTAGCACGCGGTGGACAAGTTGAATGACAATTGATATTAGCTATAAACGCTGTAATTgaatgacaatattggtatttTATTAAATGCTGTAATGTTGTAAATTGGTTTAAAGGTAAATtgtatcatttaatgataatgtGAAGCAGTAGCCATGACTGTAGAGTAATCATTTCTGaacaatataattgtaataaaCAATGATGGTAGATTAAGCTCTCATGGTCAGGCTTATGAAGATGTGACTAATACTAGTAAAAACaagaataaaaacaagaaaagcCCAAGAAAAGCCCAGAAAAATAATCTGCTGATCCTAAATTTAAGAATTTTAGATATCTAAGTTCCTTTATAAATGTGGTTTACATTTTAGAATAATCAGAATTTATTGTGActcatcaaaattttcttgGATTTGGCCTTTACAAAAAGCTGCGAGTCATGAGCTAGTCTCAATGAAATCTTACAGAGAGCCTTGTACATTGACCTTTGTTTGAAAAAGTCCTTTCTTGTATTAACTTTGGCCTTATCAGTGAGCATTCCTGTATATTTGGTAAAGAGGGGCCTTATGATAAGGTTTTCtcaatagtacatgtaattagaacAGAATGCTGCCATTAGACTTGCTCAAAAAGtgtctatgttgtttttattactttatcatttcgttcaaatttttctgtgtttcagaagtctaaatatctgctctctaccatacttaatgTCACCATATtatgtttggcattattaaaatgtattttaaaagagagcactgattattaaacatagagaatTGAGCAAGTCGATGCTGCCATATACAGTACATATAGCAGAGTCATGCATGTTTcacatcttttattttcaaattctgATTTATGGAATGTGTTTTCTAACTCTTTATGCAGCTTCTGGAGGGAATGGCAGAGATGTTTGGATCAGAATTGACAAAGGGAAAAGTCTACAACTTTGACCAGGGGGCAAAAGTAGCCATCTTTACATGGCATGGCTGTTTAATCAAGATATCCTTTTTATAACCATGATGCAACACCATCTCAATATTACTGTAATATatacactgttaggaaatttctcgagagcccggatatttttgaacacgcgggcggatattattttttgataatattataattgaatttattacaaatagaagcggcgaatccgacgaactagattacaaattggcatggcctaaTGGGGAAAAGGTCATCCTTATTTGTTAAAAAGCAATTTTGTCAACTTATATGAATTAATgtgttgattaattgattgtatcttgtttaatgtctcactcaagaatttttcactcatatagaaacgtcaccaagactggtgaaagCCTTTGCTTGGTGCTTactgccattgagcagtgagggttctttagcgtgtcacacctactatATGACATGGGgtatccatttttaaggtcatctccaaggacccataacattcacatctgatgccgagcgtttggcgatggaactgtcactacctgttttaacaattTAGGTTTGTCACACCCAGGATTGGAactccggccttccgcatgcggggtgaacgctctaacctctagaccaccgcagcgGTAATTGCTAATGAGAATTCGTTCAAATTTCATCAAGGTTTTGTAATGCATCCAATCAAATGATCCATGCAAATTAATCGTGTGTAATGTTTTCTCGGCATGTTTGTGATGAGTAGAAAGATGATTATTAGTTTTGATGGCATCTGTGTATCCTTGACAAACTGTTTACCTGCAAGGAAGAACAGAGGTAGCGTATGTTGCTAAGGAAACACCCATGGTGATGTACATAAATACCCATGCTGCACTTGAACAAATGAGAGAAAAGGCGGAGATGGACAATACCAGGGGGCCAAGGGTAGGTAACTGGTGGTGGCATTCAATTTCGTAACTGTTATTATGTCTATAATGTATAATTTATGTGCCCTGCTAATGGCTATGTTATTTATTTACAGGTGATGTTGACGTGAttctgttgttgtttatttacagGTGATGTTGACGtaactgcaataatgtagccctctctgattttttgatttttttttttagggagagggctacaacttaggatctccgtaatggtgcaaatgtgggagtgattcactcccgcaacatttgcgctcattctaaacatttcctgactttctttacgtaaataaaatgatattctatgtttctcagtcaatatataaatttacaacctgcaatttAAGATTTGtcaggctctattctaccgttttcaacaatttcgataaattccaatttctcgattcatatttgtgcgccatgtttgatgtactgaagtttcaacttccgattgtcaagtcctttgcatatgtcatataaggtagtatttacatcaatggacaagtatggagacgaaagctatttcgtcggtattgaaaaggtttgaatttaatatcaagttaaaaaccgaataacagagtgtaaattctttctgcaacaatatgattttcctttctttgtcgaagtggctcgagtaactacattttcgcgctgattgtcaatgtttaggtttttcattagatccacctacgagatctcgcgataacaagcatggcggagcagacgaagaattttgcatgctgtacattatatttaatgaaaaacacctttattagacatgcccgagcacaaagtatgtactccttttggtgtaaacaatatttgggactaatacacagagtttattatcggttattcataaaattattttgcaccattacggagatcctatggaattgtagccctatctcgaaaacgtcagaataaaaaaaaattggatagggctacattattgcagccaATGTTGACGTGATTCTGATGTTGTTTATTTACAGGTGATGTTGACGTGATTctgttgttatttatttacagatGATGTTGTTTATTTACAGGGGATGTTGACGTGATTCTGATGTTGTTTATTTACAGGGGATGTTGACGTGATTctgttgttatttatttacaggTGATGTTGACGTGATTCTGATGTTGTTTATTTACAGGGGATGTTGACGTTATTCTGATGTTGTTTATTTACAGGTGATTTTGACGTGATTCTGATGTTGTTTATTTACAGGTGATGTTGACATGATCCAGATGTTGTTTATTTACAGGGGATGTTGACGTGATTCTGATGTTGTTTATTTACAGGGGATGTTGACGTGATTctgttgttatttatttacaggTGATGTTGACGTGATTCTGATGTTGTTTATTTACAGGGGATGTTGACGTTATTCTGATGTTGTTTATTTACAGGTGATTTTGACGTGATTCTGATGTTGTTTATTTACAGGTGATGTTGACATGATCCAGATGTTGTTTATTTACAGGGGATGTTGACGTGATTCTGATGTTGTTTATTTACAGGGGATGTTGACGTGAttctgttgttgtttatttacagGGGATGTTGACATGATCCAGATGTTGTTTATTTACAGGGGATGTTGATGTGATTCTGATGTTTTTTATTTACAGGGGATGTTGACGTGATTCTGATGTTGTTTATTTACAGGGGATGTTGACGTGATTCTGTTGTTATTCATTTACAGGGGATGTTGACGTGAttctgttgttgtttatttacagATGATGTTGACATGATTCTGATGTTGTTTATTTACAGATGATGTTGTTTATTTGCAAGTGATGTTGACATGATcctgattttgtttatttacaggTGATGTTGGTGGGTCCCACTGATGTTGGGAAGAGCACTGTGTCCCGTCTCTTGTTGAACTACGCCACCAGGCTAGGGAGAGCACCCATTTTTGTTGACTTGGATGTTGGACAGGTGTTGTGTTTGAcaattatttgatttcatttaaaaaaaaatttaatggtAGGTTTTTCGCCTGATCTGAGGTCGGAGTTATGAAATGATTTAAGTTGTATGAGTagatacaagtacatgtagtactttTCATGTAAAGATTTAGTTCCtttgtatcatatcaaaatgGATTATAGGCCTTTCAGAAATTGCAATGTTTACTGTAATACATAGCAGTTTTATTTCGTCTGTCGTAGAGGTTAaggtttttttaaactgttgattTGACGCAACAAGTAAGATGTCAGATTTTCGCTAGAGATGTTTAACTAAGGTCAAATGATCAAAGCAGTCTGGAATGGGATGCAGGGAACAAAGAGAGGTAACTCAGGGTAACTCCTGAATTATCAGGGTATATAGGGCTGGGTATTATCTTGAAATTTCGTATTGCGATAACTTATATACTGTATTGCAATACATATTCCAATGTTTTCACTAAgaattaaaatgaatatatcATAAGTAAGAAAACGCATTACCCCAATCAGCCATGTACCTCAACAATCACTTGACTCTACACtaattaaggtagtactctacatcgtcataatggctgacttcctttaaaaacatggatgaaaaaatcgatatcagcaatatttgacttttccttttccatttaaatacctagccgagtagctcagtaggttagaataccgactgctgacctgtaggtcgcaggttcgagagCAGCAGGGGTTTTagatttttttcagattaccttctcctaaaactgtattttttgacaaaataaagtaaatttgaaaattttcaacttcaaaatatttttgtacatatcctccacttttcatctacatcaaatttctctggtgtagcacacctccttaagTGTTTTGATGGTGTGATACGAGGTTACAATGTTGAAATAATTAATATGATTGAGAAATAAATAGAATTATAGCTGCATGCAAATCCACCTCATCAGGAGTCTATTTGTACTTTACAATTAATATgcaatttgataattttataattgATAATATGAGCATATCCCCTGAAGTTTAATTGTGCTTATGAAACAATGAGTAGATCAGAAATCTCCCTGGAGGATGtgcttttgttttatttttggaattCCAGGGTTGTATTTGGTGACAAAACGTCGCACTGTGGTTTTTTGAGGGGTTGCTTTCATTTGCATCTGGTTCGATTGTAGTTATCAAATACCGCTtgtatattttgattgatttcattatGGCTATAGCCCTTTTTGCATACGTGTGTAGGGTTTCATTAGTGGTATGTGCATTGTAGACTGCatggatttcacaattttatgaTTACAATACAAGAAACTTCCAGCCAGAACTTTGTAGAATTAATTATGTCCTCTTCCAGTCAGAACTTTGTAGACTAAGGATTGATTATGTCCTCTTCCAGTCAGAACTTTGTAGACTAAGGATTAAGTCCTCTTCCAACTgaaacaatacatgtaaaacttatacggtaccaattttgatgcaccggatgcacatttcgacaaataatgtctcttcagtgatgctcaaactGAAATAtgggaaatccgaaataacaataaacttataagaactaaaaagaaaaacagagtgccaaagactggaattaaattcgtctaaggatcagagttatgcatgagggagataatccttaattttgaaatgaatttctaaattttattacagcaattaaatatacaaccatatacatgtatagtgttaaactttttttgttttctttaacttGAGATGTCCGTATGCAAATTAATTAGTATGAACAAGTGATGATAACAAACAGATATCAATCTCATGAATTCTATAATGAATTCAAGGAAGACAGACACATAAATGACACACAGCTAATTAATTATGACACACAGCTAATTAATTATGATATACAGCTAATTAATTATGACACATGCAACATGCTCAACCCATCAGTCTTAAGGCGTTACACCCAGGTTTCCTTCTCTCATGCAGTATAAGAATTGTACCTGCTCTCATACAGTATAAGAATTGTACTtgcatataaaacaaaaatatgccAATTAATAAAGGATCAATATTTCGAAACTACATTATTTATTGCATGTGGAAACTGTTGAAATCTGCCAAACATTCCAAATGTCAGAATTACCCGACAGATGGTAACCTTTACCAAGAATTGTGCAGAGTGTGATTGTGCTCCAAAATACAGAAATAGCAGATATTAATTTGAAAGTctggaaatattttttcaggTGGTCACAAAGAGCAAATCGACTATCAGACCTTATGATATgagcctacatgtacatgtatagtaatcTCTCCAAAGCACCATACAAAATGAAGATCactataaaaaagaaaaaagaaaagaaaaagtttgtAACAAAGACTTGTGACTTTCTTCTCTGTTTGCAGGGTCAGGTGTCCATACCCGGTACTGTGGGTGCAGTCGTGGTCGAGCGACCAGCAGATGTAGAAGAAGGTTTCCACCTGAACGCTCCACTGGTTTTTCACTATGGTCACACTTCCCCCTCCACCAATCCGCAGCTGTACAAATTACTGGTGTCAAGAATGGCTGAAGTCACCAACATGAAGTGTGACAAACAGCGCAAAGGTCATTATCTGTTaactgaaggggggggggggggggggggggggggggctgacaacaacaaaacagTACAGACCATGTACATCCATATTATACCACATTCTCACCACAACTGTACAGACCATGTAAATCTATACTATACCACATTCTCACCACAACTGTACAGACCATGTAAATCTATACTAAACCACATTCTCACCACAACTGTACAGACCATGTAAATCTATACTATACCACATTCTCACCCCAAAGTTAAGCTTTTCTGCTATACACTGTCACAGGTTTTCATTACGAGACTTTGCAGAATCACAttcattactttaaaaattcatatttaaggGGATGGGTGTGTAAGAAAAGGGAGGTAAGCGCCAAATATTTAACGAATAGAGGTAGAACTGTTGTTTTTATTTCCCTCAATTATTGTATTCTGTTTGTAGTCATTGTCATATTTAACAAGAACAGATAGAATGGTTGTTTTTATTTAACTAATAGAGATAGAATCGTTGTTTTTATTTAACTAATAGAGATAGAACCgttgtttttatttaatgaaTAGAGATAGGACCgttgtttttatttaatgaaTAGAGATAGGACCgttgtttttatttaatgaaTAGAGATAGAACCgttgtttttatttaatgaaTAGAGATAGgatcattgtttttatttaatgaaTAGAGATAGGACCGTTGTTTTTATTTCCCTCAATTCATGTATTCTGTTTGTAGTCAGTGTCAGCGGAGTAATCATAAACACTGGGGGGTGGATCAAAGGTGGTGGATATGACTCTCTGAAGCATGCAGCAGGATCTTTCGAAGGTTTGTACATGTTTCTAGTTagtctgtctgttaaacataATTCTCCCATTCCTGCTAATATTAAATTTTACTCCGGACAGTCTTTTCTTCTTCATGTGTCATTGTTGCATTTGTTAATTTActctgacctttgacctcacaCTTCTACAGTCCGAGTTCTCTGGATGATGTATAACAGGATTGAGACATGTTAACAACTTTTTCTTGTGTCTCGCTGATTTTCTCCCAACTTATTATCTTTGTACATTCCCAAACATCATTCAGCAAGCTTCATGTCTTTGTGTTACACAAGAAAATATCATTCAGGAGTAACAGTGTGTGTAAGGCGGTACCAGGGTTTGACGCATGTGGTGTGGTGTGTGGTCGCCTGTGATGGTGATCACATTACATCTTTGAACTTTTGGTCATatctttgtttcactttgcttTATTTGGTTCTCTTATCTACAGTTTTctacatttacttttttgagcagtAGACCAGTCAAACTAGTTCAAATGATTTTCACTAGACCTGACcctacatccactagccctgaccaactttcaagaaacaaaaatgatagtttctccatattcaAATACTTATCTCAAATGACAAATgttaagtttaaactaaaacataaaattatctATTTGTCCCATCAAAAATGTTTAGTCTCATcattgatgcttttattttaaaacacaacattttcagtttaaatTCTACCCAGCACGGAATTTCTTCAGTTCTTTTAGAATAAAAGACCTTAttaaccatttttttttaaatttctatttcttAAGCCTGCTTTGTTTCTACCCAACCTTTTCTTTTCTCTTGGGGAATCTTTGTGTGAGGATGAGAAGCtgttatttaaaaagaaacattcCCGCACAGTCATATGTTAACACCGAAAAAGatgacgtaatttattaatttgataaaaaaaattcttatatttaattcaagtaaactgttttttaaattaatttcaatttatatcaaattatcCAAAACAAAACTTTACACACATTCACATTTTTAATCAACAATCAGTAGAACATCACATAATcacgtaaaacatcacttccgactgcGACTTTCGTTacaactaaaaatagagatcaTGTCACCATGTGGTTAAAAATTATGCGCAGAGTTTTTACAGTTAatttttagttaagaataaaatattttttggtttaaaataaagtttcttgtttatttttaacacgaccagttGGACTAGTAAACCAACATTTTACAcaaccggacctatcatttagtagactcggttgGTCAGACATGCATTACTATCACACTCTGGGTACCTACAAAGCTGctgtgttttacacatacatttGTTGAGTGTGTAATTTTGAGAGATTTTTAACAAGCATTTGCTAGGAACTTTTTGTTCAGTCCAAGTTTGACCAAAGTAATGAAGTCTATTTAATAGTTTGTGAACAACCAGACAGGAAATTTGATGAATTCGATGACCTTGTCTAGCTGTGCACAAATGTCTGTAAAACAAGTTAAAATGAAACATGTTGAGAGTTAGAAAAAATTTACTCTTCTTAATTGATATGGAAACTAAgtatatattttaattgatgAATTAAAGTGTAAATAGCTTATATGTCTAGATACTGCACGTGGTTTTAATTTCACGGTGCTGAACGTTCGCGGTTTTCCATATTGGTCTAATTGCGGTGGTTTTATTTTCgcggaattcaaattttattttgattactgGAAACTGTTCAAAACGTATTGTGCCACTCTTGCAAAATGATTGCGGTTGTTTTAATTTCGTGGAAAATCCCCGACCGCGAAGAtagtgaaattaaaaccaccgcAATCATTTCCCCGTTTACAGTATTAGCTTAcgtttgaattacatgtatagcagtaaaatctaaatatgaatatgaaatgatattgatTCATGTGATTGAAATAGTTTTAAATGATGTGCTACTGTTGGATTTCAGTGGATGTGATCATAGTCCTTGATCAGGAGAGACTTTATAATGAATTGAAGAGGGACATGCCAGAATTTGTCAAAGTCATTCTACTGCCGAAGTCAGGAGGGGTAGGTCTCACTCTCTAGGAGAGCTTGTTGTTTGTTATACAGTGTGTGTCTCACTATCTAGGAgattattgtttgttatacaGCATTatgtgagtgaaagattctcgagagggacgttaaacactaCACAATCAGTCaatctttagtgctatttatactaaattgaaactaaatagatggTTAGAAAGGGCGGGTATAGTCATTTAgcaaaattttaatcaaatttgatgatcccatgagtaggggttttgatatatagggtggggccaaatggtcagttattagatttgtgaacaatataaatttttcttgataactgtcatttcaattcttttcaaatttggtatgaagcatctttggaacaagggagacataaattgtaaatttcaggattcctgcactccTCTTAGGAGTGGAGAAAAAATggcccaaaattgaccatttttcaaaactcttcttctctacaactgcacatgtttaagaaaaactaaatgcatagtgatataaaGCAGGatggcctctaccaaaattgtaaatttcatgatccccagggtaggggttgtaaccccagggcggggccaaacttagtatataatgtttatgtgcaaaacagttaaacaatatcttctttagtgttattgatactaagggctattccagaaataaatacatgggggggtcgggaggcaccttttgtatataccaagcacccataaaaaaaaaaaaaaattaccccatgacccatcaaattaataaactcattttacaatgacccatctaataaaaaaaaaactaaccagacccaccacaaaaatatttttaaaaatgaaaatggtataaatctcgcgaggttttcaagacaaacattctagtcaatgatgcggtaatgcctgtgcgacattgtatcacagtagttttgaagaaacgatgtcacatcaacaatcaaaggcatctatggcgggaatgttggaaagattgggagtccaaacgatgctattatcatgaaatgggtatggatatgtttttccacgaatcgttcgtcttctaatggagcccgcgcccggaggcctctatatcaccatcacaccgactgataaatataacgcatcggtaccctcgtataaatcaactaaggtttgcctatttttattagaaaacggaatacctattggtttcaaaatattcccaaaatcgatgcactgtaaactgtaataatctacagaacagagttcgccgccatcacgtccaaagggaccctactaaacgcgcctctaatttgaagagtgccgtaaaaGTTATGCGcagcaaagagcgacaactcgaatagttctatgttacttccgatttccgatttcgaaagcacgttttcaattttccctcctacgttttgtaaccaacacgacaagagcgacaataaaaatattctgaaaactcaacacccacgtggcacaaaataaaacaatagaaactacccactacccataataaatatttttttaacagtccaaccacggaccaattaaaatatgaaaaaatacgaccacccatacaaaaaaatatcgtttgccgcccgacccccccatttgatcatttctggaacagccctaaattaaaactgaatggatatttagaaggagcagggagtccttcaccaaaattgtaaattagatgatccccggggtaggggtagTAAATTAGatgatcccctgggtaggggtaGTAAATTAGatgatctccggggtagggGTAGTAAATTAGATGATCCCCGTGGTAGGGGTAGTAAATTagatgatccccggggtaggggtagTAAATTAGatgatcccctgggtaggggtaGTAAATTAGatgatctccggggtagggGTAGTAAATTAGATGATCCCCGTGGTAGGGGTAGTAAATTAGATGATCCCCTGGGTAGGAGTAGTAAATTAGATGATCCCCGTGGTAGGGGTAGTAAATTagatgatccccggggtaggggtagggtggggccaaacttattATGTAGTATTCATGTGTAAGTtcgctgatactgtataaaatctaaatgcatactaaaggaatagcagaaaaggatgtacaagaaagggtgaatttcacaaccctgGGTGGATCctaattagtcatatcttttaatgttttattgcaatacgccagtttcgagatacgaactcttctgtataggagatgcatttagtggaactttgaatgcctaagtgggacagagtggatatacagccaacgaggaagatgatgaaatgtattaaaagcggcttctctttaaatacgTAAATGttggaaatactaaatactattgaaagaaatgttttaccgaagtggaaacataaaaacaatgtcatatttgcaaaaaatatcttggatatggtacttatgacgaACGAAATAAcatgataggataagaattctatgtatttaattactccctaaatacttatcacttacttagtttgtgtatcagtcgaattcgggttatcaaacagcgtatgagaaacttactgagtacattcacttacgctgtgatgaatatctgtcccactcccgcgtgtaaacaaattctttagtgccttactatgtacgagagttctccaaagggaaataactcggatgtatttcgaaaccggcgtattggttgtcgtgcgttaacaattgatcatttttaatttcttcttaataactacctgtccgattcttttcaaatttgatatgaagcatcattgggaaatgggggacataaattgtaaatttcaggactccagcacccctgggaccctaggggcagggcaaaaactgccccaaattga
It encodes:
- the LOC125665819 gene encoding polyribonucleotide 5'-hydroxyl-kinase Clp1-like, encoding MSEEKNVEEYRLNVDEELRFEVEAASNATVQMELLEGMAEMFGSELTKGKVYNFDQGAKVAIFTWHGCLIKLQGRTEVAYVAKETPMVMYINTHAALEQMREKAEMDNTRGPRVMLVGPTDVGKSTVSRLLLNYATRLGRAPIFVDLDVGQGQVSIPGTVGAVVVERPADVEEGFHLNAPLVFHYGHTSPSTNPQLYKLLVSRMAEVTNMKCDKQRKVSVSGVIINTGGWIKGGGYDSLKHAAGSFEVDVIIVLDQERLYNELKRDMPEFVKVILLPKSGGVVERNQHQRSDARDVRIREYFYGVKINGKDTFFPHPMDIPFSSVKLYKIGAPALPDACLPLGMKSQDNKLKLVPIRPGINILHHVFSVSSASSIEDNVIESNALGHVVISGLDTEKETFNILSPSQNPLPNDILLILDLQFMDIEI